A stretch of the Triplophysa dalaica isolate WHDGS20190420 chromosome 19, ASM1584641v1, whole genome shotgun sequence genome encodes the following:
- the onecut2 gene encoding one cut domain family member 2 isoform X2: MKTAYDAYRCLAKDLDAYAMNQEMTMDIGTLHGGLSHEQDLMSSHGSHHNRNAPGASLRIHQDLSVASSRSAMVSSMASILDGAGGEYRPELSLPLHHAMSMPCDTSPPGMSGTYTTLTPLQSLPPISTVSDKFHHPHHHHHHHHHHQRLSGNVSGSFTLMRDERALPAMNNLYSPYHKDMSGMGQSLSPLASSPLGNGLGSIHNAQQTLHNYGAHGHDKMLSSNFDAHTAMLARGDQHLSRGLGGPAGGMMPHLNGMHHSGHPNHPQSHGPVLASGRDRPPSSSSSSLTPGAGSGQLEEINTKEVAQRITAELKRYSIPQAIFAQRVLCRSQGTLSDLLRNPKPWSKLKSGRETFRRMWKWLQEPEFQRMSALRLAGKTSVQTKGAGSQQRQKQYTKEIAAGLHRPAAENTSGHL; encoded by the exons ATGAAGACCGCATATGACGCCTATCGATGCCTGGCCAAGGATTTGGATGCGTACGCCATGAACCAAGAGATGACAATGGACATTGGCACCCTACACGGCGGATTAAGCCACGAGCAGGACTTGATGAGCAGCCACGGCTCGCATCACAATCGTAACGCGCCGGGGGCTTCTTTGCGGATACACCAGGACCTGAGCGTGGCATCGTCGCGGTCCGCCATGGTGTCCAGTATGGCATCGATTCTGGACGGCGCCGGAGGAGAGTACCGTCCGGAGTTGTCTCTCCCGCTCCATCACGCCATGAGCATGCCGTGCGACACGTCTCCACCCGGGATGAGCGGTACATACACCACGCTGACCCCGCTCCAGTCGTTACCGCCCATCTCCACGGTGTCCGACAAATTTCACCATCCGcatcaccaccaccaccatcaccacCATCATCAGCGTCTCTCTGGGAACGTGAGCGGGAGTTTCACTCTCATGCGGGACGAGAGAGCTCTACCGGCCATGAACAACCTCTACAGCCCCTACCACAAAGACATGAGCGGGATGGGTCAGAGCTTGTCCCCGCTGGCCAGCAGTCCGCTCGGCAACGGCTTGGGCTCCATCCACAACGCCCAGCAGACGCTCCACAACTACGGAGCGCACGGGCACGACAAGATGCTGAGCTCCAACTTTGACGCCCACACTGCCATGTTGGCCAGAGGGGACCAGCACCTCTCCAGAGGCCTCGGTGGCCCCGCGGGGGGCATGATGCCCCATTTGAACGGAATGCACCACAGCGGGCATCCGAACCACCCTCAATCCCACGGGCCCGTGTTGGCTTCCGGCCGGGACAGGCcgccctcctcctcctcctcgtcGCTGACTCCGGGCGCCGGCTCGGGACAGCTCGAGGAGATCAACACCAAAGAAGTGGCTCAGCGCATCACGGCCGAGCTGAAGCGCTACAGCATCCCGCAGGCCATCTTCGCGCAGCGGGTCCTGTGCCGTTCGCAGGGAACCTTGTCGGACCTGCTGCGCAACCCCAAACCCTGGAGTAAACTCAAGTCGGGACGGGAGACGTTTCGGAGGATGTGGAAATGGTTACAGGAGCCCGAATTCCAGAGGATGTCGGCCCTTCGGCTTGCAGGTAAGACAAG CGTGCAAACGAAAGGAGCAGGATCCCAGCAAAGACAGAAGCAATACACCAAAGAAATCGCGGCTGGTCTTCACCGACCTGCAGCGGAGAACACTTCTGGCcatctttaa
- the onecut2 gene encoding one cut domain family member 2 isoform X1, whose product MKTAYDAYRCLAKDLDAYAMNQEMTMDIGTLHGGLSHEQDLMSSHGSHHNRNAPGASLRIHQDLSVASSRSAMVSSMASILDGAGGEYRPELSLPLHHAMSMPCDTSPPGMSGTYTTLTPLQSLPPISTVSDKFHHPHHHHHHHHHHQRLSGNVSGSFTLMRDERALPAMNNLYSPYHKDMSGMGQSLSPLASSPLGNGLGSIHNAQQTLHNYGAHGHDKMLSSNFDAHTAMLARGDQHLSRGLGGPAGGMMPHLNGMHHSGHPNHPQSHGPVLASGRDRPPSSSSSSLTPGAGSGQLEEINTKEVAQRITAELKRYSIPQAIFAQRVLCRSQGTLSDLLRNPKPWSKLKSGRETFRRMWKWLQEPEFQRMSALRLAACKRKEQDPSKDRSNTPKKSRLVFTDLQRRTLLAIFKENKRPSKEMQLTISQQLGLEHSTVSNFFMNARRRSLDKWLDEGCPVNTSTSSTCTKA is encoded by the exons ATGAAGACCGCATATGACGCCTATCGATGCCTGGCCAAGGATTTGGATGCGTACGCCATGAACCAAGAGATGACAATGGACATTGGCACCCTACACGGCGGATTAAGCCACGAGCAGGACTTGATGAGCAGCCACGGCTCGCATCACAATCGTAACGCGCCGGGGGCTTCTTTGCGGATACACCAGGACCTGAGCGTGGCATCGTCGCGGTCCGCCATGGTGTCCAGTATGGCATCGATTCTGGACGGCGCCGGAGGAGAGTACCGTCCGGAGTTGTCTCTCCCGCTCCATCACGCCATGAGCATGCCGTGCGACACGTCTCCACCCGGGATGAGCGGTACATACACCACGCTGACCCCGCTCCAGTCGTTACCGCCCATCTCCACGGTGTCCGACAAATTTCACCATCCGcatcaccaccaccaccatcaccacCATCATCAGCGTCTCTCTGGGAACGTGAGCGGGAGTTTCACTCTCATGCGGGACGAGAGAGCTCTACCGGCCATGAACAACCTCTACAGCCCCTACCACAAAGACATGAGCGGGATGGGTCAGAGCTTGTCCCCGCTGGCCAGCAGTCCGCTCGGCAACGGCTTGGGCTCCATCCACAACGCCCAGCAGACGCTCCACAACTACGGAGCGCACGGGCACGACAAGATGCTGAGCTCCAACTTTGACGCCCACACTGCCATGTTGGCCAGAGGGGACCAGCACCTCTCCAGAGGCCTCGGTGGCCCCGCGGGGGGCATGATGCCCCATTTGAACGGAATGCACCACAGCGGGCATCCGAACCACCCTCAATCCCACGGGCCCGTGTTGGCTTCCGGCCGGGACAGGCcgccctcctcctcctcctcgtcGCTGACTCCGGGCGCCGGCTCGGGACAGCTCGAGGAGATCAACACCAAAGAAGTGGCTCAGCGCATCACGGCCGAGCTGAAGCGCTACAGCATCCCGCAGGCCATCTTCGCGCAGCGGGTCCTGTGCCGTTCGCAGGGAACCTTGTCGGACCTGCTGCGCAACCCCAAACCCTGGAGTAAACTCAAGTCGGGACGGGAGACGTTTCGGAGGATGTGGAAATGGTTACAGGAGCCCGAATTCCAGAGGATGTCGGCCCTTCGGCTTGCAG CGTGCAAACGAAAGGAGCAGGATCCCAGCAAAGACAGAAGCAATACACCAAAGAAATCGCGGCTGGTCTTCACCGACCTGCAGCGGAGAACACTTCTGGCcatctttaaagaaaacaaacgtCCGTCCAAAGAAATGCAACTGACCATCTCACAGCAGCTGGGCCTTGAACACAGCACTGTTAGCAACTTCTTCATGAACGCCCGCAGACGCAGCCTCGACAAGTGGCTGGATGAGGGATGTCCAGTGAACACGTCCACCTCCAGCACTTGTACCAAAGCGTGA